The Vitis vinifera cultivar Pinot Noir 40024 chromosome 7, ASM3070453v1 genomic interval GCGGCGGCGTTCGGCGAGGACGTGGTTGGCGCTGAGCTCGTCCTGAGGCGTTCCCTTGCGGAACCGACCGGCGGAGTCGCCGTCGCGGGATTTCGGAGAGTTCTCGTCGCGGTACTTGGTGTGGAGGAAGGGAACGCTAAAGAGGATGTATTTGAGCAGCCACTGGGAGGTGCCCTCCACAGCCATGGGGTGGTGGTGATGGTCGCAGCGGGTAGTCCACTTGGCAAACGCTGATTGGCTGGAGTATGGCGCAATGCATCCGGACGACGACGACTCCGACCACCGGTTCGGCTGGTGTTGAAGGATGGTTGAGACGGTTTGTGAATAGTGTGTGTCCTCATGTGATAATTCATCCAATGGAGGGGGCCCTGcgcaaataaaacaaaattaagcaCTTGTTACactaataatattaaaaatcgaGTCCAAAGCGAATAATGTAGGTTTTCGAGGGCACccattaataataaatttagaatattAGAGTTAATAAAGTCGAAAATCAAGGCAAAAGTCAACAACATAGTCAAATTTCTTGGTTAGTTAAGATTTTGCACGTGCCTCGAGCATCGAGGCGTCTTcatcactttatttttttaaaaattttctttgtttatttaagaGATAATTGCGTGCGATCCCAAATGAATTTTGTcctcatatatattttatatatatatatatatggtttttatttttttcaaaattggtcCATATATTTGGGATAATATAGGACAAGAGTGGGAGGCAAGCCTAGAATCTAAGGTTGAATTGGTTGAATTGAATTACAAGTGCGTTAAAGAATCAAGTGGGACCCATCTGCATGGCTTGCATGGAGTGGGCATTTTTAGAGTATGTACTCTATTAGTAGACCTTTTCGTACCGCGAcatcatttattttgaaaatgatgcGTGATCAACGGCTAATATTTGTTGCCGATGTTGCAAGGTGATGAAGGAGTGCCGTACTGAATAGGTCTCGTGCAACGGTACAAGTTATTATTGTCACTTTACCTGTCGGTGGTTGTGGTGGAGGCTGTTGGAGGCCGCTGCTGCACAATGGGTCCTGCAACATCGGCCACCTGCGAGCCGACTCCGCCCTGTAGGAGTCAGCTCGGCGCTGATGGTCTACTGAGCTCCCTGGCTGGCTCACAGCCAGCATGTGAAAGTCTGAGTCCAGATTGTTGGAGCCGTCATCTGGTGATCCCAGCCGTATGCCCTCCGACATTTCTAGTTGTATGAGCTCGCTCGGCTCCGCTGCCGTGTGAGACCCTGCCACGCCCTCAGTCCCCGTGTTCTGGGTCCTCACCCTGCGATTGTTTCGCCCCGTTTCCGCCTCCGAGTCGGactcagcttcttcttcttcctcttcctcctcctcctcctcttcctcctcctcctcctcctcctcttggTTGTTACTTGCTGGTGGGTCAGCTGCCGCGTATGCCGCCTGGATCGGCGGAGAATGAAAACGCGAGTGGTCTGATGAGGTGGCGGGATTCGAAGTGGAGTGCTCGGAGAGTGCTGGCTTAGGGGGGTGGTTGTGGAGTTGATGATCTGTGAAGAAGCTTTTTACATGTTGGACGAATCCAAGGTCCTCTTGAACCTAAAAATGCCAAATAATTCAacattatcattaaaaaaaaattccaattaataCCTATTATTCTTTGATCACAAATTAGTTAATTATACCTTCTCAGTGGTGCCAAATTCAACCACGCCATCCATTAAAGGAATGCAAACCACAGTCTGTAATATTTTTCCGAGATTAGTAACAGCTCAAAACACTATGATGGAAAGTCAGAATGACTGGATAAGATGGGCTATGAAATTTACCTGTACGCGAGCACTCTGATGCAGTGCCAAGGAAGTGCATATTGAGaatgaggagaaaaaaaagaaagaagtcaGTCCAAAATTCTTAAGAATGACATCCAGTATGCATGCGTGATTGAAGCAATACTACAGTAAATCAACCCCATCTAGAGCTTTCAAGCTTAACCCGTGAACCGGCTCTTTTGGAAAGCCTAACAATTGGACAAAACAATCCATTTCATAGAACAGAACCTGGCCCCTCTTTGTTTTCAAAGCGTTGAAACATGATGAAAATTCCTACAGCTAGAATGCATATTGCAGTTTATGAAAACAATGAAAGCAAAAGGAATGTCATGGTACCTTAGCAAGAATAGCTCTAGAGAAGACTTTGCTATCGACCTCATTTGCTCCTGCAAGCCATATATGGTGCCGCTTTGCATATGCCTTTCCCGGTAACCTACAAATCAGACCCTCATCACTTTATGCATTCCGCATATACAGTTCTATACATAAAACCACAAGCACACAGATCATAAAGATATGCCCTCAAGCACTACTGTGGAATCATTTGCCTTGGCGTATTGCTTTATGTAGCTCTATTCACTTCGAGTAAGGTGATAATTAAGGTGAATTTGAGGAAATGGTGCACTATAACCCATGAACTTGATGTACTTTGGCATCTGTAGCCTAAAATTTTAACGTGCATGTGACCTGAAACTATAGAGCAATGTACTGTCTCACTTTGCACATCAATCTACTCGGCGTTTCTTACAGCAGGGAGGTACCAACATGTCAGGTTCAGGGCAGACGGCTTTGGGATGAGAGTGAGAGGAGTGATCCATCTGtgaaatttaattacaataGTGACTGGTGCTCACAGTTGTGTTATAATGGTGTAGTCTGCTTTTCCAGAAGATCAGCTTCCATGGCAGGAAAATTTCAATGTCTATTTATTGTCTCTATTGTCAAGCCACTTGAGCTTCAAAACATACTCCATAACATAGCAAATTTCAGTGTCCAAAgagatatataataataatatctcaAAGCAAGCCAtctcctttaatttctcaaCAAGAATCCTGGCTGGAAGTATTGGAAGGAAGACGAAGACATAAAGACTCCCACCTAACTACTGGTATTGGCTACCATCAACTTCCGCCAATATTGTAATCCATGACAGGTACAGTAAACTTTCAcaggaaaaaataaaggaaaataaatcaaGGTTTTGTTTTCAAGAAGTTGGGTGTGGTCACTACCATCTACACATGGATTGCTGCAGCATCAATATTTATATAGAGATCATCTCACCAGTCTCTCAATTACTCTTCTTGTGTGTCCTTGCTTTCTTGCATTTCATACACACAACTACCCTTATTTTCACTCACCagtgaaagagagagaaagagaggaagagagagagtgcTCCATTAATTATTTTCTCTGCTCTCTTCATTTAGAAAGAATTGAATTGTGTGCTCATTTTTTCATGGGTGTCCTAGTATCCTAAAAAAAGTAtgtttggaatttttactgaaTCTTGAGAGGGGGGTGGTTGATTCGGTAATCTTAGCTTCCCGTGTGACAAAGAGcgtaaaacaaaagaaatcattCGCCCATAAACTTTTCTACTTTAACTTGCAGTGGTGCACTATAACAAGAAATTCAATTGGAAATAGAGGGAGAAGAGGAACACCCATAATCAATTCACTTGGAAAGAAAGTCGAAAAATTTTCGGGACTTACCCCACCCCAGGAGGAAATGAGAAAGAGACACACATCAGGTAGAACCACTCCGACTCGGTCAAGTCCTCCGGCGACAAGGCGGCACATGGCCGCCTTGCTGGCTGGTTGGTTTCTCCAGCAGACAGCGATTCGTAGAGTTCCCTTAGCTGCTGGCTTCTCTGGAGGGACGCCTCCTCGGCGCTGACCTCCATTGGTTGCACCGTCTTCCTAGTCTTGATTGCCCCATTGTAATACCCATCTCCCCACACTAAGATCCTGAATCGCAATTTACAATTGAGTCATATACGTGAAAATGGTTTCTGATCATGGAGGAAAAATGTAAGTCAACcattaaaatttgaagaaatgggCTTTGATTATTCCCAGAAAGAATTACCCTTGCTGGGGACAGATTTGCCAGAATAGACTGTAAGTCCATCGAACTGATTGCACCGCCGACTGCAACATACTCTGAAGCCGGCTATTCGGCGGCGCAGCCATTGCCTGCAACTGGGTTCACCGCCAGACTAACGCTGCCTTCTCCGATAATCGCAGTCCCTTGTATCAAAATTCagcatcaaaaaaaaaaaaaaaaaacacgtttCTAATTCCGGGTATGTAAAGAGACTCCTCAAGAGCCAGCTGATCTGCAAATCAAACCCCTTTATTCAACTCtaaaagagagaaacaaaggGTGGGAGGACTTTGAGGATAAGAGATGATATGTACCCAGACCTGCAGGTGAGAAGAAAAGGTAGATGACTTTGAGGAGGAAGTGTGCGTGTGAGACACCCCAGAAAGCATATCAAAATTGAAGGGTCGTTAGCTTGGGAGATGCGAATGATATCGCAGATAAAGACGAGTgagagaggaagaaaaaaagagtaGTTAGGGTTAGAGGAAGTGCCCAAGTGTGGAGTTTTGACTGGTAAGTATAACTGACAGTTCTCATCTGTCATACTACTAGGGCTTTTGGCTTTGGTTAGTTGTACCGTTGTGAGCTCCCGCGCCCAGCCTTTTTGGTGACAACCTCAGATTAGGTGGCGAAGACTGGGCGTTGGGACTTTTTCCTATTTGCCACTACCACTTGTTCTTTACAATTCccacttctttaatttttcaaattatcttATTCCTTGTCAATGGGCCTCTGGCTTTAGTGCGTGTACTACTTCCTAAGTCCTAATTCATATGCCATTTCCTTGGTGTCCATTGCCTTGAGAGAgaatctaaaagaaaaattttaaaattaattttgacaTTGAAGAAGATAAGTCATCAATCGTCATCAATGTGGTTTTGGGGTCATGTAATCTTTGGAGGTGGGTCTAGTTACGAGCATTACCTAAATTTGAGAACATTTGGTGAGAAATAGCTACTTACTAATTTCCATCTTATTTTGGGttcattaatttttcaattgGGGGTCCATTATAAGGTCCTCATTTGGTTTAGattatttcccttttttattttattttatttattcatttattttttataatatgaacTTCTGTATTTGACCATATGCCTCCTTTTTATAGGAACTTAAAAGAAGATAGATGCAATAATAACTATGGAAGAGAGTGAATACgtatatttcttcttcttcttcttcttttttttttttttagaggaaatgtatttattaaaagattaaaataattcttattttaaaagaataattctTACTTTTTCAAAACGAatgacttatttttttatgtgaataaaaatattctttattaaacattttataCTCATTTCACATCAAAATACTTTCTATAAAATAACATAAGACAATTTTGTCActtgaaattatatttacaaattaaaaaaaaaaaaatcaaggttttggaatattttgatattttgacctaaatatttcaaaaagaaaaaaaggatgagatatgttttataaaagtcacaaatttttaaatatttgggTTAACAAGGTTAAAAATAACCTCGCCACAAAATAATCcttcatattaaatttttttaaatatatagcaTATGAAAAGGATATAAATATAgttattgattttcttttccttttttttttttttttttttttctaaccaaAGAGTGCTTTATTGTGAGATAGATCTATAACTATTGATAAAAGTTTTTTgctctgaagaaaaaaaaaattatcatataatCCTATGCGTGGTGTATCATTATACCTACTTCTCTACATATATGTTATATTGGTTTTAAGGTGCAAGTCCCATTAGTCCGTTCATCCTATACTCTAGGGACAAAGATGGCAAAACAAAGTAGTTGAATGGAATATCCTAACACTtcgtctttttctttttccttataatTTTTCCGAAcacttattctttttttttttttgaagagatTAAAGAACTTGTCAAGCAACACGATGTGTCTAAAGGTGTCAAACGGGTCATGTCGAACCAACACAACCTTTTATTTAACAGGTCTTTAAGGGCTAATGTGTCGAATTGACACAATCCAATTGATAGTCGTGCCATGTTGTGTTGGCCTATACAAGCCAAATAGACGACCTAACAAGACTATGGGTTCACGAGCAAATCATATTGTGTCGTGTTGTACTAGTATTGGATTGTATCGATAGGTCGTGTTGATGGGCCATTCTAGTGGGCTGTTTTAGTGGGCCATCCTACTTTGctaatatttagtttattttttcaagttattttatggagttataaaaaattttcattattaagtagtatttctttttgttacttcaaacattttaaataattataatttttatatttatcaagtttataattataaaatttatagaaattttaaatttttgtttaaaatagaaaaaaaaatcatatttgaatttgttgttgATCATcataacaataaatttaaactattggaatataaattaaatgaacCTGGTTGCTTAGTTTGACTCGTGGCTCGACATGCCAAAAGACTGAGTTGGACCCAATTACTGTAGTGGGTTGTGCTGACATGGCTTGGTCCTTAGGTCATATTGGGCTTAAAGGCATGGCCAATTGTGCTATTGTGCCGGTCTACTGTGTTGACCCATCATGTCGACCTACTTAACCCGTTcaaatattaactttttaaatataatgat includes:
- the MYC1 gene encoding Basic helix-loop-helix protein A (The RefSeq protein has 4 substitutions, 1 non-frameshifting indel compared to this genomic sequence) → MAAPPNSRLQSMLQSAVQSVRWTYSLFWQICPQQGILVWGDGYYNGAIKTRKTVQPMEVSAEEASLQRSQQLRELYESLSAGETNQPARRPCAALSPEDLTESEWFYLMCVSFSFPPGVGLPGKAYAKRHHIWLAGANEVDSKVFSRAILAKSARVQTVVCIPLMDGVVEFGTTEKVQEDLGFVQHVKSFFTDHHLHNHPPKPALSEHSTSNPATSSDHSRFHSPPIQAAYAAADPPASNNQEEEEEEEEEEEEEEEEEEEEEEEEAESDSEAETGRNNRRVRTQNTGTEGVAGSHTAAEPSELIQLEMSEGIRLGSPDDGSNNLDSDFHMLAVSQPGSSVDHQRRADSYRAESARRWPMLQDPLCSSGLQQPPPQPPTGPPPLDELSQEDTHYSQTVSTILQHQPNRWSESSSSGCIAPYSSQSAFAKWTTRCDHHHHPMAVEGTSQWLLKYILFSVPFLHTKYRDENSPKSRDGDSAGRFRKGTPQDELSANHVLAERRRREKLNERFIILRSLVPFVTKMDKASILGDTIEYVKQLRKKIQDLEARTRQMEVEQRSRGSDSVRSKEHRIGSGSVDRNRAVVAGSDKRKLRIVEGSTGAKPKVVDSPPAAVEGGTTTVEVSIIESDALLEMQCPYREGLLLDVMQMLRELRLETTTVQSSLTNGVFVAELRAKVKENASGKKASIMEVKRAINQIIPQC